The Klebsiella sp. RHBSTW-00484 genome includes a window with the following:
- the yihX gene encoding glucose-1-phosphatase, whose amino-acid sequence MLYIFDLGNVIVDIDFNRVLGTWSDLTRIPLATLKQHFAMGEAFHQHERGEISDEDFAAAMCHEMSMPLSYEQFAHGWQAVFVALRPEVTTIMQKLREQGHRVVVLSNTNRLHTTFWPDEYPEIRAVADHIYLSQEMGMRKPEARIYQSVLESEGFSAEDTVFFDDNAENIAGAERLGITSIQVTGKETIPDYFAKQLC is encoded by the coding sequence ATGCTCTATATCTTTGATTTAGGTAATGTGATTGTCGATATTGACTTCAACCGTGTGCTCGGGACGTGGAGTGATTTAACGCGTATCCCGCTTGCGACGCTGAAGCAGCATTTCGCTATGGGCGAGGCGTTTCATCAGCATGAACGCGGTGAAATCAGCGATGAAGATTTTGCGGCGGCAATGTGCCATGAAATGAGCATGCCGCTTAGCTACGAACAGTTCGCCCATGGCTGGCAGGCCGTTTTTGTTGCCCTGCGCCCGGAAGTCACCACCATTATGCAAAAGCTGCGTGAGCAGGGGCATCGCGTGGTGGTCCTGTCGAATACTAACCGTCTGCATACCACCTTTTGGCCGGATGAATATCCAGAGATACGCGCCGTTGCTGACCATATTTATCTTTCGCAAGAGATGGGGATGCGCAAACCTGAGGCGCGGATCTATCAGAGCGTCCTCGAATCCGAAGGTTTTTCTGCTGAGGATACGGTCTTTTTTGATGATAACGCCGAAAATATCGCGGGCGCTGAGCGGTTAGGGATTACCAGTATTCAGGTGACCGGGAAGGAGACCATTCCCGACTACTTTGCGAAACAGCTATGCTAA
- a CDS encoding DeoR/GlpR family DNA-binding transcription regulator produces MSLTELTGNPRHDQLLMLISERGYMNIDELASLLDVSTQTVRRDIRKLSEQGLITRHHGGAGRASSVVNTAFEQREVSWTEEKKAIAEAVADYIPDGSTVFITIGTTVEQVARALLNHNHLRIITNSLRVAHILYNNPRFEVMVPGGTLRPHNSGIIGPSATAFVADFRADYLVTSVGAIESDGALLEFDVNEASVVKTMMAHSRQILLAADHTKYHASAAVEIGNVAQVTALFTDEYPSGGLKSWLDENQTEIILAQEEG; encoded by the coding sequence ATGAGTCTTACCGAACTGACCGGTAACCCGCGGCACGATCAGCTGCTTATGCTGATTAGCGAGCGCGGTTATATGAATATTGACGAGCTGGCCAGCCTACTGGATGTTTCCACGCAGACCGTGCGCCGTGATATTCGTAAACTAAGCGAACAGGGATTGATTACGCGTCACCACGGCGGGGCGGGCAGAGCGTCGAGCGTGGTCAATACGGCGTTCGAACAGCGTGAAGTCTCCTGGACGGAAGAGAAAAAAGCCATCGCGGAAGCGGTGGCTGACTATATTCCGGATGGTTCAACGGTATTTATTACCATAGGCACCACCGTTGAGCAGGTGGCGCGGGCGTTGTTAAACCATAACCATTTGCGCATCATCACCAACAGCCTGCGGGTGGCGCATATTCTTTATAACAACCCACGCTTCGAGGTTATGGTGCCCGGCGGTACGCTGCGTCCGCACAATAGCGGAATCATCGGCCCTTCCGCGACGGCGTTTGTGGCTGACTTTCGGGCTGATTATCTGGTGACAAGCGTCGGGGCCATTGAAAGCGATGGCGCACTGCTGGAGTTTGATGTCAACGAAGCCAGCGTGGTGAAAACGATGATGGCGCACTCGAGGCAAATTCTTCTCGCCGCCGATCATACTAAATATCACGCTTCTGCTGCCGTGGAGATCGGTAACGTCGCGCAGGTGACGGCGCTGTTTACCGATGAGTACCCGTCAGGTGGGTTAAAATCGTGGCTGGATGAAAATCAGACAGAAATTATTCTTGCCCAGGAAGAGGGCTAG
- a CDS encoding sugar kinase, producing the protein MIRVACVGIAVMDRIYYVEGLPFEGGKYVAKRYTEVGGGPAATAAVAAAKLGAQVDFIGRVGDDDTGNSLLAELESLGVNTRYTRRYTGAHSSQSAIMVDAKGERIIVNYPSPDLLPDADWLNAIDFSQWDVVLADVRWHEGAKQAFTLARRAGVITVLDGDVTPQDISELVALSDHAAFSEPGLARLTGTEESEAGLKKAQALTNGHVYVTRGGEGCDWIKNNVLQHQPGFAVDVVDTTGAGDVFHGALAFSLASGCAQEDAVKFASGVAALKCTRPGGRAGIPDCDQTRSFLSLFV; encoded by the coding sequence ATGATTCGCGTTGCTTGTGTGGGTATTGCCGTGATGGATCGCATCTATTACGTAGAAGGTTTACCGTTTGAAGGAGGGAAGTATGTGGCGAAGCGCTATACGGAAGTGGGCGGCGGGCCTGCCGCAACGGCGGCTGTGGCGGCGGCGAAACTGGGCGCGCAGGTGGACTTTATTGGCCGGGTTGGCGATGACGACACCGGAAACAGCTTGCTGGCGGAGCTGGAGTCCCTGGGGGTAAATACTCGCTACACCCGGCGCTATACGGGAGCGCACTCTTCGCAATCGGCAATCATGGTTGATGCGAAAGGGGAGCGGATTATCGTCAACTACCCTAGTCCGGATTTACTGCCGGATGCCGACTGGTTGAATGCGATTGATTTTTCCCAGTGGGACGTGGTGCTGGCAGATGTTCGCTGGCACGAAGGGGCAAAGCAGGCATTTACCCTCGCGCGTCGGGCTGGAGTGATAACCGTGCTGGATGGTGATGTTACGCCGCAGGACATTAGCGAGCTGGTGGCGTTAAGCGATCATGCTGCTTTCTCTGAACCGGGACTGGCGCGTCTGACCGGGACAGAAGAATCGGAGGCTGGTCTGAAAAAAGCACAAGCGCTCACAAATGGACATGTTTATGTGACGCGAGGTGGGGAAGGCTGTGACTGGATAAAAAATAATGTGTTACAGCATCAACCTGGATTTGCTGTAGATGTGGTTGATACTACCGGTGCAGGCGATGTTTTCCACGGTGCGCTGGCCTTCAGTCTGGCTTCTGGCTGCGCCCAGGAAGATGCCGTCAAGTTTGCCAGTGGGGTTGCGGCACTGAAGTGTACGCGCCCGGGAGGGCGTGCGGGTATCCCTGACTGTGATCAAACCCGATCTTTTCTGTCACTTTTTGTATAA
- the yihU gene encoding sulfolactaldehyde 3-reductase, whose product MAAIAFIGLGQMGSPMASNLLKQGHQLSVFDVNPNAMQQLVEKGARPATSPADAAKEAEFVITMLPNGDLVRNVLFGESGVCETLSPQALVIDMSTIHPLQTDKLITDMRAKGFDMMDCPVGRTSDHAVAGTLLLLAGGTAEQVERATPVLMAMGNEQVNAGGPGMGIRVKLINNYMSIALNALSAEAAVLCEALGLSFDVALKVMSGTPAGKGHFTTSWPNKVLKGDLSPAFMIDLAHKDLGIALDVANQLHVPMPLGAASREVYNQARAAGRGREDWSAILEQVRASAGLNNQH is encoded by the coding sequence ATGGCAGCTATAGCATTTATCGGATTAGGTCAAATGGGTTCCCCCATGGCGAGCAACCTGTTGAAGCAGGGCCATCAGCTCAGCGTCTTTGACGTTAACCCGAATGCCATGCAGCAGCTGGTGGAAAAAGGGGCGCGTCCTGCCACCAGTCCGGCTGACGCGGCGAAAGAGGCAGAGTTTGTCATCACCATGCTGCCAAACGGCGATCTGGTACGGAACGTTTTATTCGGTGAATCAGGCGTCTGCGAAACCCTTTCGCCACAAGCGCTGGTGATTGATATGTCGACTATTCACCCGCTGCAAACCGACAAACTGATTACCGATATGCGCGCCAAAGGCTTCGACATGATGGATTGCCCGGTCGGGCGCACTTCCGATCACGCCGTCGCGGGGACATTGCTGCTGCTGGCGGGTGGCACGGCAGAGCAGGTCGAACGCGCCACGCCGGTACTGATGGCGATGGGTAACGAACAGGTCAACGCAGGCGGTCCAGGTATGGGTATCCGCGTGAAGCTTATCAACAACTATATGAGCATTGCGCTGAATGCGCTATCCGCCGAAGCCGCCGTACTGTGCGAAGCGCTCGGCCTCTCCTTCGATGTGGCCTTAAAGGTGATGAGCGGAACGCCTGCCGGAAAAGGTCACTTCACCACCTCCTGGCCAAACAAAGTGCTGAAAGGCGATCTCTCTCCGGCCTTCATGATCGATCTGGCCCACAAAGATCTTGGCATCGCGCTGGATGTTGCCAATCAGCTACATGTGCCGATGCCGCTCGGGGCCGCCTCCCGTGAAGTTTATAACCAGGCGCGCGCTGCAGGTCGTGGTCGGGAAGACTGGAGTGCCATTCTTGAGCAGGTTCGCGCATCTGCCGGACTAAACAATCAACATTGA
- the yihT gene encoding sulfofructosephosphate aldolase, with protein MTKYTLKDITRASGGFAMLAVDQREAMRLMFAAAGAKSPVSDSVLTDFKVNAAKILSPYASAILVDQQFCYRQVVEQNAVAKSCAMIVAADEFIPGNGIPVDSVVIDKNIDPQAVKQDGAKALKLLVLWRSDEDAQQRLDMVKEFNELCHASGLLSIIEPVVRPPRRGDKFDREQAIIDAAKELGDSGADLYKVEMPLYGKGSAQELLTASQRLNENINMPWVILSSGVDEKLFPRAVSVAMTAGASGFLAGRAVWSSVVGLPDTELMLRDVSAPKLQRLGDIVDEMMARRR; from the coding sequence ATGACGAAGTACACCCTGAAAGATATCACCCGAGCTTCCGGCGGTTTTGCCATGCTGGCCGTCGATCAACGCGAAGCCATGCGCTTAATGTTTGCCGCTGCGGGGGCGAAATCCCCGGTCAGCGACAGCGTGCTGACCGATTTCAAAGTGAATGCGGCGAAGATTCTTTCTCCTTATGCCTCGGCCATTCTGGTCGATCAGCAGTTCTGTTACCGTCAGGTGGTGGAGCAAAACGCGGTAGCCAAAAGCTGCGCCATGATTGTCGCCGCCGATGAGTTTATTCCCGGCAACGGCATCCCCGTTGATAGCGTGGTGATTGATAAAAATATCGATCCGCAGGCCGTGAAGCAGGACGGTGCCAAAGCATTAAAACTGCTGGTGCTGTGGCGCAGCGATGAAGATGCCCAGCAGCGTCTGGACATGGTGAAAGAGTTCAACGAGCTATGCCACGCCAGTGGCCTGCTGAGCATCATCGAGCCGGTCGTTCGCCCGCCGCGTCGTGGCGATAAGTTCGATCGCGAGCAGGCCATTATCGATGCCGCGAAAGAGCTGGGCGACAGCGGTGCCGATCTCTACAAAGTCGAAATGCCCCTCTACGGCAAGGGCTCTGCGCAAGAGCTACTCACCGCCTCCCAACGCCTGAATGAAAACATCAACATGCCGTGGGTCATTCTCTCCTCTGGTGTCGATGAAAAACTGTTTCCTCGCGCGGTCAGCGTTGCAATGACCGCTGGCGCATCAGGCTTCCTGGCCGGGCGTGCGGTCTGGTCATCGGTTGTGGGGCTGCCGGATACCGAGCTGATGCTGCGCGATGTTTCTGCACCGAAGTTGCAGCGTCTGGGCGATATCGTCGATGAAATGATGGCCCGCCGCCGTTAA
- the yihS gene encoding sulfoquinovose isomerase, whose protein sequence is MKWFNTLSHNRWLEQETDRIFNFGKNAAVPTGFGWLGNSGQVRTDMGTHLWITARMLHVYSVAASMGRPGAYQLVSHGINALNGALRDKRYGGWYACVNDEGVMDASKQGYQHFFVLLGAASAVTTGHPQARQLLDDAIEVIEEYFWSEDEQMCLESWDEAFSQTEDYRGGNANMHAVEAFLIVYDVTHDRKWLDRALRIASVIIHDVARSGEYRVNEHFDSQWNPIRDYNKDNPAHRFRAYGGTPGHWIEWGRLMLHLHAALEARFETPPAWLLEDAKGLFHATIRDAWAPDGADGFVYSVDWDGKPIVRERVRWPIVEAMGTAYALHTLTGDSQYETWYQTWWDYCITYLMDYETGSWWQELDTDNKVTTKVWDGKQDIYHLLHCLVIPRLPLAPGLAPAVAAGLLDINAK, encoded by the coding sequence ATGAAATGGTTTAACACCTTGAGCCACAACCGCTGGCTGGAGCAGGAAACCGACCGCATCTTTAACTTTGGCAAGAACGCGGCGGTACCGACCGGATTTGGCTGGCTGGGAAATAGTGGTCAGGTCAGAACGGATATGGGAACGCATCTGTGGATCACTGCCCGAATGCTGCACGTCTATTCCGTTGCCGCATCCATGGGTCGCCCCGGGGCGTATCAATTAGTCAGTCACGGGATCAACGCTCTGAACGGCGCGCTGCGTGATAAACGCTACGGCGGCTGGTACGCCTGCGTCAATGACGAAGGCGTGATGGATGCCTCCAAGCAGGGCTATCAGCATTTCTTTGTGTTGCTTGGTGCGGCAAGCGCGGTCACAACCGGTCATCCACAGGCCAGACAACTGCTCGATGACGCCATCGAAGTGATTGAAGAATACTTCTGGAGTGAAGATGAGCAGATGTGCCTGGAGTCCTGGGACGAAGCCTTCAGCCAGACGGAAGATTATCGCGGCGGCAACGCCAACATGCACGCAGTTGAAGCCTTCCTGATCGTTTACGACGTCACTCATGATCGTAAATGGCTGGATCGGGCGCTACGCATCGCGTCGGTGATTATTCACGACGTGGCCCGCAGCGGTGAGTATCGCGTTAACGAGCACTTCGATTCGCAGTGGAACCCTATTCGCGATTACAACAAAGACAACCCAGCGCATCGCTTCCGTGCCTACGGCGGCACTCCGGGCCACTGGATCGAGTGGGGCAGATTGATGCTGCATCTGCACGCCGCGCTGGAAGCTCGCTTCGAAACGCCACCAGCCTGGCTGCTGGAAGATGCTAAAGGTCTGTTCCACGCCACCATCCGCGATGCCTGGGCACCGGACGGCGCGGACGGCTTTGTCTACTCGGTGGACTGGGACGGTAAACCGATCGTTCGCGAAAGAGTGCGCTGGCCGATCGTCGAAGCGATGGGCACCGCCTACGCCCTGCACACCCTCACCGGCGACAGCCAGTACGAAACCTGGTACCAGACGTGGTGGGATTACTGCATCACTTATCTGATGGACTACGAGACCGGTTCATGGTGGCAGGAGCTGGATACCGATAACAAGGTGACCACCAAAGTCTGGGACGGCAAGCAGGATATTTACCACCTGCTGCACTGCCTGGTGATCCCGCGCCTGCCCCTGGCACCTGGGCTGGCTCCGGCGGTTGCTGCTGGTCTTCTGGATATCAACGCAAAATAG
- a CDS encoding aldose-1-epimerase, whose protein sequence is MRIAAMHSGGKTIQLQAGHYQAKIVTVGAGLAELTHHGRHVVIPHKPEEMPLAHLGKILVPWPNRVANGCYQHNGKTFQLAVNDLASQSAIHGLLAWRDWQINQQSASEASLMIFLPPSYGYPFSLLVEVIYRLDAIGGLHVSISTLNIGDQPAPYGSGAHPYLTCDLEKIDSCTLTLPADEVLSIDTQELHRVEHTELNFTTPHPIAATQIDHTFKTTAPDDEWEVRMFSAAKNMTTFLRCNQPWLQVYSGEKLHRQGLAVEPMTCPPDAFNSGIGLISLAPGEMHRMRFLIGAE, encoded by the coding sequence ATAAGGATAGCAGCCATGCACAGCGGCGGAAAAACCATTCAACTTCAGGCCGGACACTACCAGGCAAAAATCGTGACGGTTGGCGCGGGACTGGCGGAACTGACGCACCATGGGCGTCACGTCGTTATTCCACACAAACCTGAAGAGATGCCGCTGGCGCATCTGGGGAAAATATTGGTTCCCTGGCCTAATCGCGTAGCAAACGGCTGCTATCAGCATAACGGCAAGACCTTCCAGCTTGCCGTTAACGACCTTGCTTCGCAGAGCGCGATTCATGGCCTTTTAGCCTGGCGGGATTGGCAGATTAACCAGCAGTCGGCATCGGAAGCGTCGCTGATGATTTTTCTGCCACCTTCTTACGGCTATCCCTTTTCGCTGCTTGTCGAAGTCATATACCGCCTGGACGCCATAGGCGGTCTGCATGTTTCTATCAGCACGCTCAATATCGGCGATCAACCAGCCCCTTACGGTTCCGGCGCGCATCCCTATTTAACCTGCGATCTTGAGAAAATAGATAGCTGTACGCTAACCCTTCCGGCAGACGAGGTATTGAGCATTGATACCCAGGAATTGCATCGCGTTGAGCACACAGAGCTAAATTTCACCACGCCACACCCTATCGCGGCGACGCAGATCGATCACACCTTTAAAACGACAGCGCCGGACGATGAGTGGGAAGTCAGGATGTTCAGCGCAGCAAAAAATATGACGACGTTTCTGCGCTGCAATCAGCCCTGGCTGCAGGTTTACAGCGGCGAGAAGTTACATCGACAAGGACTTGCCGTCGAGCCCATGACCTGTCCGCCTGATGCCTTTAATTCCGGAATTGGCCTTATTTCTCTTGCCCCAGGCGAGATGCACCGGATGCGCTTTTTGATCGGCGCTGAATAG
- a CDS encoding alpha-glucosidase, which translates to MNSLQQRSSALELTTLQDGFALTYHQRLILRHTSQTPCLWIGTGVADIDMFRGNFSIKDKLNEKIALTSATVSESSDGWRVDFSRGTTINATLKISTDEQGRLKLDLQNDDLSHNRIWLRLAANPADHIYGCGEQFSYFDLRGKPFPLWTSEQGVGRNKNSYVTWQADCKENAGGDYYWTFFPQPTFVSTQKYYCHVDNSCYMNFDFSAPEYHELALWEDKTTLRFECADTYISLLEKLTALLGRQPELPDWIYDGVTLGIQGGTEVCQNKLDTMRNAGVKVNGIWAQDWSGIRMTSFGKRVMWNWKWNSDNYPQLDSRIKQWKEEGVQFLSYINPYVASDKDLCAEAAERGYLAKDAAGGDYLVEFGEFYGGVVDLTNPEAYDWFKEVIKKNMIELGCGGWMADFGEYLPTDTYLHNGVSAEIMHNAWPALWAKCNYEALQETGKLGEILFFMRAGYTGSQKYSTMMWAGDQNVDWSLDDGLASVVPAALSLAMTGHGLHHSDIGGYTTLFDMKRTKELLLRWCDFSAFTPMMRTHEGNRPGDNWQFDGDAETIAHFARMTTVFTTLKPYLKQAVAQNSATGLPVMRPLFLHYEDDATTYTLKYQYLLGQDLLVAPVHEQGKRDWTLYLPEDSWVNVWTGETHQGGEITVDAPIGQPPVFYRAKSEWASLFATLRHI; encoded by the coding sequence ATGAATTCGTTACAACAACGGTCAAGCGCATTAGAACTCACAACCCTACAGGATGGCTTTGCGCTAACGTACCACCAGCGCCTGATTCTGCGCCATACCTCGCAAACCCCTTGCCTGTGGATTGGCACCGGCGTCGCGGATATTGATATGTTTCGCGGCAACTTCAGTATTAAAGACAAACTGAATGAAAAAATTGCTCTCACTAGTGCCACGGTCAGTGAATCGTCTGACGGCTGGCGGGTCGATTTCAGCCGCGGCACCACCATCAACGCGACCCTGAAAATCTCCACTGATGAACAGGGCCGCCTGAAGCTGGATCTGCAAAACGACGATCTGAGCCACAATCGCATCTGGCTGCGGCTGGCCGCTAACCCGGCCGATCATATCTACGGCTGCGGTGAACAGTTCTCTTACTTCGACTTACGCGGCAAGCCGTTCCCATTATGGACCAGCGAACAGGGCGTGGGTCGTAATAAAAATAGTTATGTCACCTGGCAGGCGGACTGCAAAGAGAACGCGGGCGGCGACTATTACTGGACCTTCTTCCCGCAACCAACCTTTGTCAGCACGCAAAAATACTACTGCCACGTTGATAATAGCTGCTACATGAATTTCGACTTTAGCGCACCGGAGTATCACGAGCTGGCGCTGTGGGAAGACAAAACCACCCTGCGCTTTGAGTGCGCTGACACCTATATTTCCCTGCTGGAAAAACTGACCGCGCTGTTAGGCCGCCAGCCAGAGCTGCCGGACTGGATTTACGACGGCGTCACGCTGGGTATTCAGGGCGGCACTGAGGTTTGCCAGAATAAACTGGACACCATGCGCAACGCGGGCGTGAAGGTGAACGGCATCTGGGCGCAGGACTGGTCCGGGATCCGTATGACCTCCTTTGGCAAGCGCGTGATGTGGAACTGGAAGTGGAACAGCGACAACTATCCACAGCTGGACAGCCGCATTAAGCAGTGGAAAGAAGAAGGCGTGCAGTTCCTCTCGTATATCAACCCGTACGTTGCCAGCGATAAAGATCTCTGCGCCGAAGCGGCAGAACGCGGCTACCTGGCAAAAGATGCCGCTGGCGGTGACTATCTGGTTGAGTTCGGCGAATTTTACGGCGGCGTGGTCGATCTGACTAACCCGGAAGCCTACGACTGGTTCAAAGAAGTCATCAAAAAGAACATGATTGAGCTCGGTTGCGGCGGCTGGATGGCAGATTTTGGCGAATACCTGCCGACCGATACGTATCTGCACAACGGCGTCAGCGCCGAGATCATGCACAACGCCTGGCCTGCGCTGTGGGCGAAATGTAACTACGAGGCGCTACAGGAGACCGGCAAGCTCGGCGAGATCCTGTTCTTTATGCGTGCGGGTTACACCGGCAGCCAGAAGTACTCCACCATGATGTGGGCGGGCGACCAAAACGTGGACTGGAGCCTTGATGATGGCCTGGCTTCGGTCGTCCCTGCGGCGCTGTCGCTGGCGATGACCGGCCACGGCCTGCACCACAGCGATATCGGCGGCTACACGACCCTGTTTGACATGAAGCGCACGAAAGAGCTGCTGCTGCGCTGGTGCGACTTCAGCGCTTTCACCCCGATGATGCGTACCCACGAAGGCAACCGCCCTGGCGATAACTGGCAGTTTGACGGTGATGCAGAAACCATCGCCCACTTCGCCCGCATGACCACCGTATTCACTACCCTGAAACCGTATCTCAAGCAGGCCGTCGCGCAAAACAGCGCCACCGGACTGCCGGTGATGCGCCCGCTGTTCCTGCATTACGAAGACGATGCAACCACCTATACCCTGAAATATCAGTATCTGCTGGGTCAGGATCTGCTGGTAGCGCCGGTTCACGAACAGGGTAAGCGCGACTGGACGCTGTATCTGCCAGAGGATAGCTGGGTCAACGTCTGGACCGGTGAAACTCACCAGGGCGGCGAAATTACCGTCGATGCGCCCATTGGCCAGCCACCCGTCTTCTATCGCGCGAAGAGTGAGTGGGCATCGCTGTTTGCCACTTTACGCCACATCTAA
- a CDS encoding MFS transporter, whose protein sequence is MSQNTANPATLRLPFKEKLAYGMGDLGSNILLDIGTLYLLKFYTDVLGLPGTYGGIIFLIAKFFTAFTDMGTGIMLDSRRKIGPKGKFRPFVLYAAFPVTLLAIANFVGTPFEITGKTVMATVLFMLYGLFFSMMNCSYGAMVPAITKNPDERASLAAWRQGGATLGLLLCTVGFVPVMNLIEGNSQLGYIFAATLFSLFGLLFMWLCYAGVKERYVEVKPVDAAQKPGLLQSFRAIAGNRPLFILCIANLCTLGAFNVKLAIQVYYTQYVLNDPILLSWMGFFSMGCIFIGVFLMPMMVRRFGKKKVYIGGLLIWIAGDLLNYFFGGGSVSFVAFSCLAFFGSAFVNSLNWALVSDTVEYGEWRTGVRSEGTVYTGFTFFRKVSQALAGFFPGWMLTQIGYEPNVVQSAGTVEGLRQLIFIYPCALAVITIVAMGCFYNLNEKMYVRIVEEIEARKQPV, encoded by the coding sequence ATGAGTCAGAATACAGCCAATCCGGCAACCCTACGCTTACCTTTTAAAGAAAAACTCGCCTATGGGATGGGTGATTTAGGTTCCAATATCCTGCTGGACATTGGCACGCTCTATTTACTCAAGTTTTATACCGATGTCCTTGGTTTACCAGGTACTTACGGCGGTATCATTTTCCTTATCGCCAAGTTTTTTACCGCGTTTACCGATATGGGTACCGGGATTATGCTCGATTCGCGACGTAAAATTGGTCCGAAGGGCAAATTCCGTCCGTTCGTGCTTTACGCGGCTTTCCCGGTTACGCTCCTGGCCATCGCTAACTTTGTCGGCACGCCGTTTGAAATCACCGGCAAAACGGTGATGGCGACGGTGCTGTTTATGCTGTACGGACTGTTCTTCAGTATGATGAACTGCTCTTACGGCGCGATGGTGCCCGCAATAACGAAAAACCCGGATGAGCGCGCTTCGCTTGCCGCCTGGCGTCAGGGCGGCGCGACGCTCGGCCTGCTGCTGTGCACCGTCGGCTTTGTGCCAGTGATGAACCTGATAGAAGGCAACTCGCAACTGGGTTATATCTTCGCCGCCACGCTGTTCTCCCTGTTCGGCCTGCTGTTTATGTGGCTGTGCTATGCGGGAGTTAAAGAGCGCTACGTCGAAGTTAAGCCCGTTGATGCGGCGCAAAAGCCGGGGTTACTGCAATCCTTCCGCGCCATCGCTGGCAACCGCCCGCTGTTTATTCTGTGCATTGCCAACCTGTGTACGCTCGGCGCGTTTAACGTCAAGCTAGCGATCCAGGTCTATTACACCCAGTACGTCCTGAATGACCCAATCCTCCTCTCCTGGATGGGATTTTTCAGCATGGGCTGCATCTTTATTGGCGTCTTTTTAATGCCCATGATGGTCAGACGCTTTGGTAAGAAGAAGGTTTATATCGGCGGTCTGCTGATTTGGATTGCGGGCGATCTGCTCAACTACTTCTTTGGCGGCGGGTCGGTCAGTTTTGTTGCTTTCTCCTGCCTGGCCTTCTTTGGTTCGGCGTTCGTCAACAGCCTGAACTGGGCGCTGGTCTCCGACACGGTGGAATATGGCGAATGGCGCACCGGCGTGCGTTCTGAAGGTACGGTGTACACCGGGTTTACCTTCTTTCGCAAAGTGTCGCAGGCGCTGGCTGGCTTCTTCCCCGGCTGGATGCTGACCCAGATTGGCTACGAGCCCAATGTGGTGCAATCGGCGGGTACCGTCGAAGGCTTACGCCAGCTGATTTTTATTTATCCATGCGCGCTAGCGGTGATCACCATCGTGGCAATGGGCTGTTTCTACAACCTTAACGAGAAGATGTATGTCCGCATCGTTGAAGAGATAGAAGCCCGTAAACAACCTGTCTGA